In a genomic window of Drosophila takahashii strain IR98-3 E-12201 chromosome 3L, DtakHiC1v2, whole genome shotgun sequence:
- the LOC108067680 gene encoding serine protease 3-like has protein sequence MKLLIILVLAVAASAFPEPKLHQRIREMPVVDSIEGRITGGSDASVGQFPYQVGLFLNLNKWCGGSFIGSQWVLSAAHCTYGVLFAIVYLGATERTSAEAIRLVTRSSFINHPDYDPVYLNSDISLIRIPHVDISFRIKPVMLPPIANLYPTYDGASVVVSGWGLISDSATTVVNKLQYATLQVIDNSVCGRTYGSLVVTSKTICTSTPGGVSTCRGDSGGPMTLQSSNVQIGVTSFVSSAGCQSGKPAGFVRVTSYLDWIKNETNIYY, from the exons ATGAAGCTCCTCATCATCCTGGTCCTGGCCGTGGCTGCCTCCGCTTTCCCAGAGCCAAAGCTCCACCAACGCATCCGCGAGATGCCCGTGGTTGACAGCATCGAGGGTCGCATCACCGGAGGAAGCGATGCCTCCGTCGGCCAGTTCCCCTACCAGGTGGGACTTTTCCTGAATTTGAATAAATGGTGCGGCGGCTCTTTCATTGGTAGCCAATGGGTGCTAAGTGCTGCCCATTGTACATATGG AGTTCTTTTTGCGATCGTCTACCTGGGAGCCACCGAGCGCACCTCCGCCGAGGCAATCCGCTTGGTCACCAGGTCCAGCTTCATTAATCACCCCGACTACGACCCCGTTTACTTGAATAGCGACATTTCCCTAATAAGGATCCCCCACGTCGACATCAGCTTTAGGATCAAGCCCGTAATGCTACCACCCATCGCCAACTTATACCCGACCTATGACGGAGCTTCCGTTGTTGTTTCCGGATGGGGCCTCATCAGCGACTCGGCAACCACAGTGGTTAATAAGCTACAGTACGCCACTTTACAGGTGATCGACAACAGCGTGTGTGGCAGAACCTACGGATCCTTGGTCGTGACCTCTAAAACAATCTGCACCTCCACCCCCGGCGGTGTGTCCACCTGCCGCGGTGACTCCGGCGGTCCTATGACTCTGCAGTCCTCCAATGTTCAGATCGGTGTTACATCCTTTGTCTCAAGCGCTGGTTGCCAGTCCGGTAAACCTGCTGGCTTCGTCCGTGTAACCAGTTACTTGGACTGGATCAAGAACGAAACTAATATCTATTACTAG
- the tant gene encoding protein tantalus — MDNIVYDFAKITFQPKEGGFAGNRSSTSSNLSWRLKEMAMSDMEEMQDTSEPVAAPESDGSVSSASQDSDDVDSQLSRCEDNDDDSDCISGSSSSHSSNFGARAGVARRRMPARVSKDNFNRVCSAIMKPVKKKQRKELNTNAQTLKSIEKLYTSKRMKKFTPTNLETIFEEPSDENAADAEDDSEECSISSQVKVVKVWGRKLRRAISFSDGLNKNKILSKRRRQKVKKTFGKRFALKKISMTEFHDRLNKSFDSAMLEGDDGEAGGGSAETLEIPKTSMTMEDIQLPAMGSQHHQFLMQPAGFE; from the exons ATGGATAATATTGTCTACGATTTCGCCAAGATCACATTTCAACCGAAGGAGGGGGGATTCGCGGGTAATAG GTCGTCCACCAGCTCGAATCTCTCGTGGCGACTGAAGGAGATGGCCATGTCGGACATGGAGGAGATGCAGGATACATCCGAGCCCGTAGCTGCTCCCGAATCCGATGGCAGCGTCAGCAGTGCGTCCCAGGATTCGGACGACGTGGACTCCCAGCTGAGTCGCTGCGAGGACAATGACGACGATAGCGACTGCATCAGCGGGTCCTCCTCCAGTCATAGTTCCAATTTTGGTGCCCGGGCGGGTGTGGCTCGTCGCAGGATGCCCGCTAGGGTGTCCAAGGACAACTTCAACCGGGTCTGCAGTGCCATCATGAAGCCCGTCAAGAAGAAGCAACGCAAGGAGCTTAACACCAATGCCCAGACCCTGAAGAGCATCGAAAAGTTGTACACCAGCAAGCGGATGAAGAAGTTCACGCCCACCAATCTGGAGACAATCTTCGAGGAGCCCAGCGACGAAAATGCCGCCGATGCGGAGGACGACAGCGAGGAGTGCTCCATCAGCAGCCAGGTGAAGGTCGTCAAGGTCTGGGGCCGCAAACTGCGCCGGGCCATATCCTTCAGCGATGGCCTGAACAAGAACAAGATCCTGTCCAAGAGACGCCGCCAGAAGGTGAAGAAGACATTCGGGAAGCGCTTTGCGCTCAAGAAAATCTCCATGACCGAGTTCCACGATCGTCTGAACAAGAGTTTCGACAGTGCCATGCTGGAGGGCGACGATGGCGAGGCGGGCGGCGGGTCGGCAGAAACCCTCGAGATCCCCAAGACATCCATGACCATGGAGGATATACAGCTGCCGGCGATGGGCAGCCAGCACCACCAGTTCCTCATGCAACCGGCGGGCTTTGAGTAG
- the Jon65Ai gene encoding serine protease 1: MKVLAILLLGVVAAASGASRAFEKPVFWKDVPVGKASIEGRITMGYPAYEGKVPYIVGLGFSKNGGGTWCGGSIIGNTWVMTAKHCTDGMESVTIYYGALWRLQAQYTHWVGRGDFIEHGSGDISLIRTPHVDFWSLVNKVELPSYNDRYNNYQGWWALVSGWGKTSDDVGVSEYLNCVDVQIGENSVCENYYGSFSGDLICIPTPENKGTCSGDSGGPLVIHDGNRQVGIVSFGSSAGCLSNGPKGMVRVTSYLDWIRDHTGISY; this comes from the coding sequence ATGAAAGTGCTAGCAATCCTGCTCCTGGGCGTAGTTGCCGCCGCCTCTGGCGCCTCGAGAGCCTTCGAGAAGCCGGTCTTCTGGAAGGATGTGCCCGTGGGCAAGGCCTCCATCGAGGGTCGCATCACCATGGGCTATCCCGCCTACGAGGGAAAGGTGCCCTATATCGTCGGTCTGGGCTTCAGCAAGAACGGCGGCGGCACCTGGTGCGGCGGCTCCATCATCGGCAACACCTGGGTGATGACTGCCAAGCACTGCACCGACGGCATGGAGTCGGTGACCATCTACTACGGAGCCCTGTGGCGCCTCCAGGCCCAGTACACCCACTGGGTGGGCCGTGGTGACTTCATCGAGCACGGATCCGGCGATATCTCCCTGATTCGCACTCCCCACGTCGACTTCTGGTCGCTGGTCAACAAGGTGGAGCTGCCCAGCTACAACGATCGCTACAACAACTACCAGGGCTGGTGGGCCCTCGTCTCCGGCTGGGGCAAGACCTCCGACGATGTGGGTGTTTCTGAGTACCTGAACTGCGTGGACGTCCAGATCGGCGAGAACTCGGTCTGCGAGAACTACTACGGCAGCTTCTCGGGCGACCTCATCTGCATCCCCACGCCCGAGAACAAGGGCACCTGCAGCGGCGACTCCGGTGGCCCGCTGGTCATCCACGACGGCAACCGCCAGGTGGGCATCGTCTCCTTCGGCTCCTCCGCCGGCTGCCTCTCCAACGGTCCCAAGGGAATGGTCCGCGTCACCAGCTACCTGGACTGGATCCGCGACCACACTGGCATCTCTTACTAA